From Haloplanus vescus, the proteins below share one genomic window:
- a CDS encoding transcription factor S has translation MQFCDDCGSMMVTRDGEMVCTDCGATSERDEERAAEFVSTESQSDEELIETEEGANFEGKPTATDVTCDDCGHGEAWYTIKQTGAADEPPTRFFKCKECGYRWREYN, from the coding sequence ATGCAGTTCTGTGATGACTGCGGGTCGATGATGGTCACCCGTGACGGCGAGATGGTCTGTACCGACTGCGGCGCGACCAGCGAACGCGACGAGGAACGCGCCGCGGAGTTCGTCTCCACCGAATCCCAGAGCGACGAGGAACTGATAGAGACGGAGGAGGGCGCCAACTTCGAGGGCAAACCCACGGCGACGGACGTGACCTGTGACGACTGCGGGCACGGCGAAGCGTGGTACACGATCAAACAGACCGGTGCCGCCGACGAACCGCCGACGCGATTCTTCAAATGTAAGGAGTGCGGGTATCGCTGGCGGGAGTACAACTAA
- a CDS encoding 4Fe-4S binding protein — MTRRRRLTVVFALLLVFSTAAPVAAVDRTTIDDPFSERSLSKVYPEADSFSEPSGQYQTVEAYRQVDGERRLVGYVYLTSNVVDAEGYGNEPIEFLVALDTNGTIHGIELVEQHEPFFDRASAVQRLRTFSHQMVGMSVTKEVTIREAESGERHIDALTGASVTTRVSIETVTQSARIVAREKGLIEGEAATQSSAQRNASLDDLRRETDLAHWPVGALDANDASSLDIYAAPIESTSMQSRLLDNDTAPANATMIWVGLGGASAAPPDRLRLHQWVRSYAPSTRETQVEGVEWSAALLVTDPIDTTEPFVLDLTVAGERTRRTYGPGGMAAKRPVDVAAAQTLPAWVSSVESAWEDNWGTAIALVVFLTAILGVFTFRSRICRRAGVTVNRLRIGTLGVTLVFLGWYHPTQPTTQQIAILVRELISWATTGGFRWALFLSAPLVAITFVAIALTIPKWGRGVFCGWICPFGALSELLYKVTPWSYELPRKYHVKLEKIRYPIFIAIVVGFVISTDFGAKLAKVEPFKAAFYSSLVTDPVYIGWSVVLIAAGAVMFRPYCRYLCPLGAGLALGNVVQQTPIQRYDLCGDCVKCQTDCDFQAIEDDGSINKFQCFQCSVCVDNYYDPEGCPVVLQYDNEHGFTVDAWRDPHLIERIRPEDRTTEQQRILAERVATDGGKPELFAESGDLVPDGAVVNMVRQSTDDADGGSCGCSTGDAGCGCSTGNSGCGCSDSETTGTDWLGGGDGDA, encoded by the coding sequence GTGACCCGACGCCGCAGACTTACGGTCGTGTTCGCCCTCCTCCTCGTCTTCTCGACGGCCGCGCCGGTGGCCGCAGTCGACCGGACCACCATCGACGACCCGTTCTCCGAGCGGAGTCTCTCGAAGGTGTACCCCGAGGCCGACTCCTTCTCCGAGCCCTCGGGTCAGTACCAGACGGTCGAAGCCTACCGGCAGGTCGACGGTGAACGCCGACTCGTCGGCTACGTCTACCTCACGAGCAACGTGGTCGACGCCGAGGGCTACGGCAACGAACCCATCGAGTTCTTGGTCGCACTCGACACCAACGGCACCATCCACGGCATCGAACTCGTCGAGCAACACGAACCCTTCTTCGACCGCGCCTCTGCGGTTCAGCGGCTTCGGACCTTCAGCCACCAGATGGTCGGTATGTCCGTCACGAAGGAAGTCACCATCCGCGAGGCGGAGTCGGGCGAACGCCACATCGACGCCCTCACCGGCGCGTCGGTGACGACGCGGGTGTCAATCGAGACGGTGACGCAGTCGGCCCGTATTGTCGCCCGCGAGAAGGGCCTCATCGAGGGTGAGGCGGCCACGCAGTCGTCGGCGCAGCGAAACGCGTCGCTCGACGACCTGCGACGCGAGACCGACCTCGCCCACTGGCCCGTGGGTGCCTTGGATGCCAACGACGCTTCGTCGCTCGATATCTACGCCGCGCCGATCGAATCGACGTCGATGCAGTCGCGTCTACTCGACAACGACACCGCGCCCGCGAACGCGACGATGATATGGGTCGGCCTCGGCGGCGCGTCGGCGGCCCCGCCGGACCGCCTCCGCCTCCACCAGTGGGTGCGGTCCTACGCCCCATCGACACGGGAGACACAAGTCGAGGGCGTCGAGTGGAGCGCCGCGTTGCTGGTCACCGACCCCATCGACACCACCGAGCCGTTCGTTCTCGACCTGACCGTCGCCGGCGAGCGCACCCGCCGGACCTACGGGCCGGGCGGGATGGCGGCCAAGCGCCCGGTCGACGTCGCCGCCGCGCAGACCCTCCCGGCGTGGGTCAGCTCTGTCGAATCGGCGTGGGAGGACAACTGGGGCACCGCCATCGCCCTCGTCGTCTTCCTCACCGCCATCCTCGGCGTGTTCACGTTCCGGTCGCGCATCTGTCGGCGGGCGGGCGTGACGGTCAACCGACTGCGTATCGGGACGCTTGGGGTGACGCTCGTCTTCCTCGGCTGGTATCACCCGACGCAGCCGACGACCCAACAGATAGCGATTCTGGTCCGCGAACTCATCTCGTGGGCCACGACCGGGGGATTCCGGTGGGCGCTCTTCCTGTCGGCGCCGCTCGTCGCCATCACGTTCGTCGCCATCGCGCTCACCATCCCGAAGTGGGGGCGCGGCGTCTTCTGCGGGTGGATCTGTCCGTTCGGTGCGCTCTCGGAACTTCTGTACAAGGTGACGCCGTGGTCGTACGAACTCCCGCGGAAGTACCACGTCAAACTAGAGAAGATACGCTACCCAATCTTCATCGCCATCGTCGTGGGCTTCGTCATCTCCACGGACTTCGGCGCGAAACTGGCGAAGGTCGAGCCGTTCAAGGCCGCCTTCTACAGTTCGCTGGTGACCGACCCCGTCTACATCGGGTGGTCAGTCGTGCTCATCGCGGCCGGGGCGGTCATGTTCCGCCCGTACTGCCGGTACCTCTGCCCGCTCGGCGCCGGGTTGGCGCTGGGGAACGTCGTCCAGCAGACGCCCATCCAGCGCTACGACCTCTGTGGCGACTGCGTGAAGTGCCAGACCGACTGTGACTTCCAGGCCATCGAGGACGACGGCTCGATAAACAAGTTCCAGTGTTTCCAGTGCTCGGTCTGTGTCGACAACTACTACGACCCCGAGGGCTGTCCGGTCGTGCTTCAGTACGACAACGAACACGGCTTCACCGTCGACGCGTGGCGCGACCCGCATCTCATCGAGCGCATCCGCCCCGAGGACCGAACCACGGAGCAACAGCGCATCCTTGCCGAACGCGTCGCGACCGACGGTGGCAAGCCGGAACTGTTCGCAGAGAGCGGTGACCTCGTCCCCGACGGCGCCGTCGTCAACATGGTCCGTCAGTCGACGGACGACGCAGACGGTGGCTCCTGCGGCTGTTCGACTGGAGACGCCGGATGCGGCTGTTCGACCGGCAACTCTGGGTGTGGCTGCTCGGACTCGGAGACGACCGGAACCGACTGGCTCGGCGGGGGTGACGGCGATGCGTGA
- a CDS encoding beta-ribofuranosylaminobenzene 5'-phosphate synthase family protein — MTRASVTAFARLHFGFCNLSLARERIYGSLGVGLDRPTVSVSATPADGVTCEHSVVREFAERAVDLLDVAGADLSVEGAFPRHVGLGSGTQFALATLVAVARAHDRTVDVRALAPDLGRGGRSGVGVATFQHGGFVLDAGHPTARFTTDRPAVGAWSVPPVAARHAIPEDWRFLLVVPESPSGPSGDAEDRSMRSVVESAPPAPSDHLAGVIARRVLPAITEGSAERFGAAVAEVGRLNGSWYADEQGGVYRPPAGELVAALDDAPAVYGAGQSSWGPVVYGVTDADRAVAAREAGRDALDAAGVDGRVLVASGRNRGAQVDGERRNE; from the coding sequence ATGACCCGCGCCAGCGTCACGGCCTTCGCGCGCCTGCACTTCGGCTTCTGTAACCTGAGCCTCGCTCGCGAGCGCATCTACGGCAGCCTCGGCGTCGGCCTCGACCGGCCGACGGTCAGCGTCTCGGCGACGCCCGCAGACGGGGTGACCTGCGAGCACTCGGTGGTCCGCGAGTTCGCCGAGCGAGCCGTCGATTTGCTCGACGTGGCCGGCGCCGACCTCTCGGTCGAGGGGGCGTTCCCCCGCCACGTCGGCCTCGGAAGCGGGACGCAGTTCGCCCTCGCGACGCTTGTGGCGGTGGCGCGGGCCCACGACCGGACGGTCGACGTTCGAGCGCTCGCCCCCGACCTCGGCCGCGGCGGGCGGTCGGGCGTCGGCGTCGCCACCTTCCAGCACGGCGGGTTCGTCCTTGACGCCGGCCATCCGACGGCGCGGTTCACGACGGACCGTCCGGCGGTCGGTGCGTGGTCGGTCCCGCCCGTGGCCGCCCGGCACGCCATCCCCGAGGACTGGCGATTCCTCCTCGTCGTCCCCGAATCGCCGTCGGGGCCGAGCGGCGACGCCGAGGACCGGAGCATGCGCTCGGTCGTCGAATCCGCGCCGCCGGCGCCGAGCGACCACCTCGCGGGCGTGATTGCGCGCCGTGTCCTCCCCGCGATTACGGAGGGGTCGGCCGAGCGCTTCGGCGCCGCGGTGGCGGAGGTGGGGCGACTGAACGGGTCGTGGTACGCGGACGAACAGGGCGGCGTCTATCGCCCGCCGGCGGGCGAGCTCGTCGCGGCCCTCGACGACGCGCCGGCCGTCTACGGCGCGGGCCAGTCGTCGTGGGGGCCGGTCGTCTACGGCGTCACCGACGCCGACCGGGCGGTGGCGGCGCGCGAGGCGGGACGGGACGCCCTCGACGCCGCGGGCGTCGACGGGCGCGTCCTCGTTGCGTCGGGGCGAAATCGTGGCGCGCAGGTCGACGGCGAGCGCCGCAACGAATAA
- a CDS encoding dienelactone hydrolase family protein has product MPTERLALPGGRDARASLDGEGAATVVVACPPHPQYGGDRHDARLRAVSDALDADCLRLDYGPWDEGRGERTDARRACAWAAERYDRVGLFGYSFGGGVALAAASETNVNAVAALAPVARLDDGTDVVAAVSAIDAPLWVGYGTRDETVDADRVANAVQEAVGTVETFSTDHRFVGQEVEVGERVAAWVGERL; this is encoded by the coding sequence GTGCCAACCGAACGCCTCGCCCTCCCCGGCGGCCGCGACGCCCGCGCCAGTCTCGACGGCGAGGGCGCGGCCACCGTCGTCGTCGCCTGCCCGCCTCATCCGCAGTACGGCGGCGACCGACACGACGCGCGTCTCCGCGCGGTGAGCGACGCCCTCGACGCCGACTGCCTCCGCCTCGACTACGGCCCGTGGGATGAGGGACGTGGCGAACGCACCGACGCCCGCCGAGCGTGTGCGTGGGCCGCCGAGCGCTACGACCGGGTGGGGCTGTTCGGCTACAGTTTCGGCGGCGGCGTCGCCCTCGCCGCCGCGAGTGAAACGAACGTCAACGCCGTGGCCGCGCTCGCGCCCGTGGCGCGTCTCGACGACGGCACCGATGTCGTCGCCGCCGTCTCGGCTATCGACGCACCGCTATGGGTCGGCTACGGGACGCGAGACGAGACGGTCGACGCCGACCGGGTGGCCAACGCAGTTCAGGAGGCCGTCGGGACGGTGGAGACGTTTTCCACCGACCATCGCTTCGTCGGGCAGGAAGTGGAGGTGGGAGAGCGGGTTGCCGCGTGGGTCGGCGAGCGACTTTAG
- a CDS encoding PspA/IM30 family protein codes for MGILSRASYVVRSKLNALLNRAEDPTETLDYSYERMRDELQQVKQGIADLTTQKKRLEIQKRRLEENVENHNEQAREAVRQDREDLARRALEKKKQKMSQIDDLEEQIADLQSTQDDLVEKKNELQRRIEEFRTKKETMKARYEAAEASTRVSEAMSGVGDEMSDVSRALERAEERTDEMEARSEAMDELQESGAFEDALSDEDEIDRQLEAGRTQSEVDAELETLKAEMGESSDGDTADSEIEAELDELREDEESS; via the coding sequence ATGGGAATACTCTCGCGGGCCTCCTACGTCGTCCGGTCGAAGCTCAACGCCCTTCTCAACCGGGCCGAAGACCCCACCGAGACGCTCGATTACTCCTACGAGCGGATGCGCGACGAACTCCAGCAGGTCAAGCAGGGCATCGCCGACCTGACCACTCAGAAGAAGCGGCTGGAGATTCAGAAGCGACGGCTGGAGGAGAACGTCGAGAACCACAACGAACAGGCGCGCGAAGCGGTGCGGCAGGACCGCGAGGATTTGGCTCGGCGAGCGCTGGAGAAGAAAAAGCAGAAGATGAGCCAAATCGACGACCTGGAGGAGCAGATTGCCGACCTTCAGTCGACACAGGACGACCTCGTCGAGAAGAAAAACGAGCTGCAGCGACGTATCGAGGAGTTCCGGACGAAAAAGGAGACGATGAAGGCGCGGTACGAGGCGGCGGAGGCGTCGACGCGCGTCTCCGAAGCCATGAGCGGCGTCGGCGACGAGATGAGCGACGTTTCGCGTGCGCTCGAACGCGCCGAGGAACGCACCGACGAGATGGAAGCTCGCTCGGAGGCGATGGACGAACTCCAGGAGTCGGGCGCGTTCGAGGACGCCCTCTCCGACGAAGACGAAATCGACCGCCAGCTGGAGGCCGGCCGAACCCAGTCGGAGGTCGATGCGGAACTGGAGACGCTGAAAGCCGAGATGGGGGAATCGAGCGACGGCGACACCGCAGATTCCGAAATCGAGGCCGAACTCGACGAACTCCGTGAGGACGAGGAGTCGTCCTGA
- a CDS encoding FAD:protein FMN transferase, with the protein MRELDRRSLLAAAGGVAGAGFLGQTLLVRDEVTEVRSTRLIMGSLVTVTAVTRDTDRAELGVERAFAEMSRLESVFTRHDPDGEVARLNDAGVLDSPSPELVALLQRCRRLYDRTDGAFDPTVLPVVSAFESGADHPQDARRHVSDATFEDVVVDESELRTPTPLTLDGVAKGAVVDAGVAALRDWVDAGLIEAGGDVRVFGGDDSSSRWRVGVENPRGDGLASTVRLDSGGVATSGDYRIYYDEDRTNHHIITPGTGRSPTEDTSVTVVADDAETADAHATAAFVLDDDRAAAMLSTRDDLAGLFLTRDGERRVTDGWGD; encoded by the coding sequence ATGCGTGAACTCGACCGTCGCTCGTTGCTCGCCGCCGCCGGCGGCGTCGCCGGGGCCGGCTTCCTCGGGCAGACGCTCCTCGTCCGCGACGAGGTGACCGAGGTGCGGAGCACGCGGCTGATAATGGGGTCGCTCGTCACCGTCACCGCCGTCACCCGCGACACGGACCGGGCCGAACTCGGCGTGGAGCGTGCCTTCGCGGAGATGTCGCGACTGGAGTCGGTGTTCACCCGCCACGACCCCGATGGGGAGGTGGCGCGCCTGAACGACGCGGGCGTCCTCGACTCCCCCTCGCCCGAACTGGTCGCGCTCCTCCAGCGATGCCGACGACTGTACGACCGGACCGACGGCGCGTTCGACCCGACGGTGCTGCCGGTGGTGAGCGCCTTCGAATCCGGCGCGGACCACCCGCAGGACGCCCGTCGGCACGTCTCGGACGCGACGTTCGAGGACGTGGTCGTCGACGAATCCGAACTCCGGACGCCGACGCCGCTCACCCTCGACGGCGTCGCCAAGGGGGCGGTGGTCGACGCCGGCGTGGCCGCCCTCCGGGACTGGGTTGACGCCGGCTTGATAGAGGCCGGTGGCGACGTGCGCGTCTTCGGCGGCGACGACTCCTCGTCGCGGTGGCGCGTCGGCGTCGAGAACCCGCGCGGCGACGGCCTCGCCTCGACGGTCCGTCTCGACAGCGGCGGCGTCGCTACCTCGGGCGACTACCGAATCTACTACGACGAGGACCGCACGAACCACCACATCATCACGCCCGGGACCGGGCGCTCGCCCACCGAGGACACGAGCGTCACCGTCGTTGCGGACGACGCCGAGACGGCGGACGCCCACGCCACCGCGGCGTTCGTGTTGGACGACGACCGGGCGGCGGCGATGCTCTCGACTCGCGACGACCTTGCGGGACTGTTTCTCACTCGTGACGGCGAGCGACGGGTCACCGACGGCTGGGGCGACTAG
- a CDS encoding cupin domain-containing protein — protein MTLDRLETLDPDPDEVLTAELAVSDDVLVKAFALGPGAELHAHEHADSTNVFHVLEGTVTVIQGDDEEEIDAPGVVHHERGVAHGARNDTDEVVVFTASLCPMP, from the coding sequence ATGACACTCGACCGACTGGAGACGCTCGACCCGGACCCCGACGAGGTGCTCACCGCCGAACTCGCCGTCAGCGACGACGTGTTGGTGAAGGCCTTCGCGCTGGGTCCCGGTGCGGAACTCCACGCACACGAACACGCCGACTCGACGAACGTCTTTCACGTCCTCGAGGGGACGGTGACGGTGATTCAGGGCGACGACGAGGAGGAAATCGACGCCCCGGGCGTCGTCCACCACGAACGCGGGGTGGCACACGGCGCCCGCAACGACACCGACGAGGTGGTCGTCTTCACCGCGAGTCTCTGCCCGATGCCCTGA
- a CDS encoding RAD55 family ATPase translates to MARIPFGIARLDSIIGGGAPPGSVVLLSGEAGAGAREFVHTSAAMNGLYYGDSEAFDLHYGDMDARASPPDEIHYVSFTAGGDDVEREMGYTMNEELVRDASDHVHFCDLSPEYFQLSPIPRSWYAGKTRTVNDLAAEERRESALEALADYLGAHAAGNLVVVDSVTDLVAAVSDDMTWSDIALLMKGIQKAAYDWGGLILLLVQEETLAPTELGHLMDAASGTLQFGWESGGSKRARTMFVREFRGVLSRIEQENIIRFETEVHEGGFDVSGVRKIR, encoded by the coding sequence ATGGCCCGGATTCCCTTCGGTATCGCTCGCCTCGACTCCATCATCGGGGGCGGTGCGCCCCCGGGGAGCGTCGTGCTACTGAGCGGCGAGGCGGGGGCCGGCGCCCGCGAGTTCGTCCACACGAGCGCCGCCATGAACGGGCTCTACTACGGCGATTCGGAGGCTTTCGATCTCCACTACGGCGACATGGACGCCCGCGCCTCGCCGCCGGACGAGATTCACTACGTCTCCTTCACTGCCGGCGGCGACGACGTGGAACGCGAGATGGGGTACACGATGAACGAAGAGTTGGTCCGGGACGCCTCGGACCACGTTCACTTCTGTGACCTCTCGCCGGAATACTTCCAGTTGAGTCCGATTCCGCGCTCGTGGTACGCGGGCAAGACGCGGACGGTGAACGACCTCGCCGCCGAGGAGCGCCGCGAGAGCGCACTCGAAGCGCTCGCGGACTACCTCGGCGCCCACGCCGCCGGCAACCTCGTCGTCGTCGACTCCGTGACCGACCTCGTCGCCGCCGTCAGCGACGACATGACGTGGAGCGACATCGCCCTCCTGATGAAGGGGATTCAGAAGGCGGCCTACGATTGGGGTGGCCTCATCCTCTTGCTCGTTCAGGAGGAGACGCTGGCGCCGACGGAACTCGGCCACCTGATGGACGCCGCGTCCGGCACCCTGCAGTTCGGGTGGGAGAGCGGTGGCTCCAAGCGCGCGCGGACGATGTTCGTTCGGGAGTTCCGTGGCGTTCTCTCCCGAATCGAGCAGGAGAACATCATCCGCTTCGAGACGGAAGTCCACGAGGGCGGCTTCGACGTGAGCGGCGTCCGGAAGATTCGCTGA